One part of the Arabidopsis thaliana chromosome 1 sequence genome encodes these proteins:
- the TRM9 gene encoding RNA-binding (RRM/RBD/RNP motifs) family protein, with the protein MVQPRFVRPTQSSPSSISGEPNSSNLYVANCGPAVGLTHNAIAAVFAEFGEVNGVYAADDSGVRVIVSFADPFSAKAALEALSGRPCPDLKGRSLHIRYSVLQLPSETQVNDCVPVSLIDSELNIPGLFLLPDFVTVAEEQQLLAAVDARHWIGLAKRRVQHYGYEFCYGTRNVDTKKRLGELPSFVSPILERIYLFPNFDNGSASLNLDQLTVNEYPSGVGLSPHIDTHSAFEDCIFSLSLAGPCIMEFRRYSVSTWKASTTDAEKSGDSSCIKKALYLPPRSMLLLSGEARYAWNHYIPHHKIDKVKDKVIRRSSRRVSFTLRKVRNHPCSCKYPQYCDSQQQM; encoded by the exons ATGGTTCAGCCGCGATTCGTCCGTCCGACGCAATCATCGCCATCTTCCATTTCTGGAGAACCAAATTCATCAAATCTATACGTCGCGAATTGTGGACCGGCGGTTGGACTAACACACAACGCAATCGCGGCGGTGTTCGCTGAGTTCGGTGAAGTAAACGGAGTCTACGCGGCGGATGATAGCGGCGTTCGTGTTATCGTCTCTTTCGCTGATCCCTTCTCCGCGAAAGCAGCTCTAGAAGCTTTGAGTGGTCGACCATGTCCTGACCTTAAAGGACGTTCTTTGCATATTCGATATTCAGTTCTTCAATTACCTTCCGAG ACGCAGGTGAATGATTGTGTTCCAGTGTCTTTGATTGATTCAGAGTTGAATATTCCAGGGCTTTTCTTGTTACCTGATTTTGTCACTGTGGCAGAAGAACAG CAATTGCTTGCAGCTGTTGATGCTCGACATTGGATTGGTCTTGCTAAACGGCGTGTTCAACACTATGGATATGAGTTTTGTTACGGGACAAGAAATGTTGATACCAAAAAGCGTCTCGGTGAGCTTCCGTCGTTTGTTTCTCCTATACTTGAAAGAATCTATTTGTTCCCGAACTTTGACAACGGCTCAGCAAGCTTGAATTTGGACCAGTTAACG GTAAATGAGTACCCATCTGGTGTGGGATTATCGCCTCATATTGATACACATTCAGCATTTGAAGATTGCATATTCAGCCTTTCTTTAGCTGGTCCTTGTATTATGGAATTCAGAAGATACTCTGTTTCCACATGGAAAGCCTCAACTACCGATGCTGAGAAGTCGGGTGACTCCTCTTGCATCAAAAAGGCCTTATATCTTCCTCCTCGGTCTATGCTCTTATTATCCGGTGAAGCACGATATGCTTGGAATCACTACATTCCACATCACAAG ATTGACAAGGTGAAGGATAAAGTGATCAGAAGAAGTTCTAGAAGGGTATCTTTCACATTACGGAAG GTGAGAAATCATCCTTGCAGTTGTAAGTATCCACAATACTGTGACTCTCAGCAACAAATGTAa
- a CDS encoding uncharacterized protein (unknown protein; Has 9 Blast hits to 9 proteins in 2 species: Archae - 0; Bacteria - 0; Metazoa - 0; Fungi - 0; Plants - 9; Viruses - 0; Other Eukaryotes - 0 (source: NCBI BLink).), protein MKCNERDCNNDNGEEDEKDTNTTIAVKLPATTALIVGYDPIDDQHKALSLKRKRTEKLSFINALKGFVQWGSEAVFIEYKGKLASIDLETVKSLGALMDSKEPPAPVNLLF, encoded by the exons ATGAAATGTAACGAGCGAGATTGTAATAACGATAACGGggaggaagatgagaaagaCACAAACACAA CAATCGCGGTTAAATTACCTGCTACCACTGCTTTGATCGTGGGATACGATCCTATTGATGATCAACACAAAGCATTATCcttgaagagaaaaag aaCTGAGAAACTGAGTTTTATCAATGCACTTAAGGGTTTTGTGCAATGGGGAAGTGAAGCAGTATTCATTGAATACAAAGGGAAGCTTGCTTCCATT GATTTGGAGACAGTGAAGAGTTTAGGCGCTCTTATGGATTCGAAAGAACCTCCGGCTCCCGTGAATCTCTTGTTCTGA
- the TRM9 gene encoding RNA-binding (RRM/RBD/RNP motifs) family protein (RNA-binding (RRM/RBD/RNP motifs) family protein; FUNCTIONS IN: nucleic acid binding; INVOLVED IN: biological_process unknown; LOCATED IN: cellular_component unknown; EXPRESSED IN: 23 plant structures; EXPRESSED DURING: 13 growth stages; CONTAINS InterPro DOMAIN/s: RNA recognition motif, RNP-1 (InterPro:IPR000504); BEST Arabidopsis thaliana protein match is: 2-oxoglutarate (2OG) and Fe(II)-dependent oxygenase superfamily protein (TAIR:AT4G02485.1); Has 35333 Blast hits to 34131 proteins in 2444 species: Archae - 798; Bacteria - 22429; Metazoa - 974; Fungi - 991; Plants - 531; Viruses - 0; Other Eukaryotes - 9610 (source: NCBI BLink).): MVQPRFVRPTQSSPSSISGEPNSSNLYVANCGPAVGLTHNAIAAVFAEFGEVNGVYAADDSGVRVIVSFADPFSAKAALEALSGRPCPDLKGRSLHIRYSVLQLPSEVNDCVPVSLIDSELNIPGLFLLPDFVTVAEEQQLLAAVDARHWIGLAKRRVQHYGYEFCYGTRNVDTKKRLGELPSFVSPILERIYLFPNFDNGSASLNLDQLTVNEYPSGVGLSPHIDTHSAFEDCIFSLSLAGPCIMEFRRYSVSTWKASTTDAEKSGDSSCIKKALYLPPRSMLLLSGEARYAWNHYIPHHKIDKVKDKVIRRSSRRVSFTLRKVRNHPCSCKYPQYCDSQQQM; the protein is encoded by the exons ATGGTTCAGCCGCGATTCGTCCGTCCGACGCAATCATCGCCATCTTCCATTTCTGGAGAACCAAATTCATCAAATCTATACGTCGCGAATTGTGGACCGGCGGTTGGACTAACACACAACGCAATCGCGGCGGTGTTCGCTGAGTTCGGTGAAGTAAACGGAGTCTACGCGGCGGATGATAGCGGCGTTCGTGTTATCGTCTCTTTCGCTGATCCCTTCTCCGCGAAAGCAGCTCTAGAAGCTTTGAGTGGTCGACCATGTCCTGACCTTAAAGGACGTTCTTTGCATATTCGATATTCAGTTCTTCAATTACCTTCCGAG GTGAATGATTGTGTTCCAGTGTCTTTGATTGATTCAGAGTTGAATATTCCAGGGCTTTTCTTGTTACCTGATTTTGTCACTGTGGCAGAAGAACAG CAATTGCTTGCAGCTGTTGATGCTCGACATTGGATTGGTCTTGCTAAACGGCGTGTTCAACACTATGGATATGAGTTTTGTTACGGGACAAGAAATGTTGATACCAAAAAGCGTCTCGGTGAGCTTCCGTCGTTTGTTTCTCCTATACTTGAAAGAATCTATTTGTTCCCGAACTTTGACAACGGCTCAGCAAGCTTGAATTTGGACCAGTTAACG GTAAATGAGTACCCATCTGGTGTGGGATTATCGCCTCATATTGATACACATTCAGCATTTGAAGATTGCATATTCAGCCTTTCTTTAGCTGGTCCTTGTATTATGGAATTCAGAAGATACTCTGTTTCCACATGGAAAGCCTCAACTACCGATGCTGAGAAGTCGGGTGACTCCTCTTGCATCAAAAAGGCCTTATATCTTCCTCCTCGGTCTATGCTCTTATTATCCGGTGAAGCACGATATGCTTGGAATCACTACATTCCACATCACAAG ATTGACAAGGTGAAGGATAAAGTGATCAGAAGAAGTTCTAGAAGGGTATCTTTCACATTACGGAAG GTGAGAAATCATCCTTGCAGTTGTAAGTATCCACAATACTGTGACTCTCAGCAACAAATGTAa
- the AGL86 gene encoding AGAMOUS-like 86 (AGAMOUS-like 86 (AGL86); FUNCTIONS IN: DNA binding, sequence-specific DNA binding transcription factor activity; INVOLVED IN: regulation of transcription, DNA-dependent; LOCATED IN: nucleus; EXPRESSED IN: antipodal cell, endosperm; CONTAINS InterPro DOMAIN/s: Transcription factor, MADS-box (InterPro:IPR002100); BEST Arabidopsis thaliana protein match is: AGAMOUS-like 92 (TAIR:AT1G31640.1); Has 3824 Blast hits to 3528 proteins in 436 species: Archae - 0; Bacteria - 41; Metazoa - 519; Fungi - 70; Plants - 2941; Viruses - 0; Other Eukaryotes - 253 (source: NCBI BLink).) yields MRSKIKLSLIANKTSRRTTFRKRKGGITNKLHELTTLCGVKACAVISSPYENPVVWPSTEGVQEAVSMFMERPATEQSKLMMSHETYLQDKITKETKKLESLRRENRESQLRQFMFDCVEGKMSEHQYGARDLQDLSLYIDHYINQLNSSVMLLTNNGASSSSFPPPLHTSVAGAGAGAGAAPLVVAGAGAAPLAVAGAGASPLAVAGVGAAPLAVAGAGPPMAQNQYEPIQPYIPTAFSDNIQYQAPVDFNHQIQHGIYDNLSLDPNHQYPFQDDPFMEMLMEYPYEQVGYAAEHAHIPFMNGNYYNYHQPPTVGLTTTGHMPSNNATTTTTTNTTVV; encoded by the coding sequence atgaGGTCGAAAATTAAGTTATCACTCATAGCTAATAAGACCTCAAGGAGAACCACATTCAGGAAGAGGAAGGGAGGGATAACGAACAAACTCCATGAGCTAACAACTCTCTGCGGCGTCAAAGCATGTGCGGTAATCTCCAGTCCGTACGAGAATCCAGTGGTGTGGCCGTCAACCGAAGGTGTTCAAGAGGCGGTTTCCATGTTTATGGAGAGGCCGGCGACAGAACAATCCAAGCTGATGATGAGTCATGAGACCTACTTGCAGGACAAAAttaccaaagaaacaaagaaactgGAGAGTCTACGTCGTGAAAACCGAGAATCTCAGCTTAGGCaatttatgtttgattgtGTTGAAGGTAAGATGAGTGAGCATCAGTATGGTGCAAGGGACCTTCAAGATTTAAGTCTTTATATTGATCACTATATCAATCAGCTTAATTCAAGTGTCATGCTCCTTACAAACAATGGtgcgtcttcttcttcctttcctcCTCCGCTTCATACTTCAGTTGCGGGTGCGGGTGCGGGTGCGGGTGCTGCTCCTCTTGTTGTTGCGGGTGCGGGTGCGGCTCCTCTTGCTGTTGCGGGGGCGGGTGCGAGTCCTCTTGCTGTTGCGGGTGTGGGTGCGGCTCCTCTTGCTGTTGCGGGTGCCGGTCCTCCTATGGCTCAGAATCAGTATGAGCCGATTCAGCCCTATATCCCTACTGCTTTTAGTGATAATATTCAATACCAAGCTCCTGTGGATTTTAATCATCAGATCCAACATGGAATCTATGATAATCTCAGTTTGGATCCAAATCATCAGTATCCGTTTCAAGATGATCCATTCATGGAGATGTTGATGGAATATCCTTATGAACAAGTGGGTTATGCTGCAGAGCATGCACACATCCCTTTCATGAACGGAAACTACTACAACTACCACCAACCACCAACCGTTGGTCTTACTACCACCGGTCACATGCCTTCCAACAacgccaccaccaccaccaccaccaacaccaCCGTTGTGTGA
- the ECS1 gene encoding ECS1 (ECS1; Has 14 Blast hits to 14 proteins in 2 species: Archae - 0; Bacteria - 0; Metazoa - 0; Fungi - 0; Plants - 14; Viruses - 0; Other Eukaryotes - 0 (source: NCBI BLink).) produces the protein MASSIVSSMFLFLLLLLVFPHIDNVLGARMELRELGEINYADPLGFTRPIVPIHVPGFPPRRPTIPQLPPYRPRRCPFCYPPPPPKAFPKNSPSH, from the exons ATGGCATCTTCTATAGTCTCTTCcatgtttctctttctccttcttcttcttgtatttCCACATATAGATAATGTCCTTGGCGCACGAATGGAACTCCGTGAACTTG GAGAGATAAATTATGCTGATCCACTAGGTTTTACTCGGCCCATTGTCCCCATTCATGTTCCGGGTTTTCCGCCTCGGCGGCCAACTATTCCGCAGTTACCACCATATCGTCCCAGAAGGTGCCCTTTCTGTTATCCTCCTCCTCCCCCAAAGGCTTTCCCAAAAAACTCACCAAGTCACTGA
- the TRM9 gene encoding RNA-binding (RRM/RBD/RNP motifs) family protein (RNA-binding (RRM/RBD/RNP motifs) family protein; FUNCTIONS IN: nucleic acid binding; INVOLVED IN: biological_process unknown; LOCATED IN: cellular_component unknown; EXPRESSED IN: 23 plant structures; EXPRESSED DURING: 13 growth stages; CONTAINS InterPro DOMAIN/s: RNA recognition motif, RNP-1 (InterPro:IPR000504); BEST Arabidopsis thaliana protein match is: 2-oxoglutarate (2OG) and Fe(II)-dependent oxygenase superfamily protein (TAIR:AT4G02485.1); Has 662 Blast hits to 662 proteins in 169 species: Archae - 0; Bacteria - 66; Metazoa - 255; Fungi - 80; Plants - 148; Viruses - 3; Other Eukaryotes - 110 (source: NCBI BLink).), whose translation MGWPWADHWTMVLNGLGQIFRPLSIKDQPLEPMKKMFQVDMTIGLWTAQLTLLTQVNVIVFFIEHIGEDTSPLYDRRKLQSFIPRMVQPRFVRPTQSSPSSISGEPNSSNLYVANCGPAVGLTHNAIAAVFAEFGEVNGVYAADDSGVRVIVSFADPFSAKAALEALSGRPCPDLKGRSLHIRYSVLQLPSETQVNDCVPVSLIDSELNIPGLFLLPDFVTVAEEQQLLAAVDARHWIGLAKRRVQHYGYEFCYGTRNVDTKKRLGELPSFVSPILERIYLFPNFDNGSASLNLDQLTVNEYPSGVGLSPHIDTHSAFEDCIFSLSLAGPCIMEFRRYSVSTWKASTTDAEKSGDSSCIKKALYLPPRSMLLLSGEARYAWNHYIPHHKIDKVKDKVIRRSSRRVSFTLRKVRNHPCSCKYPQYCDSQQQM comes from the exons ATGGGCTGGCCATGGGCTGACCATTGGACAATGGTCCTTAATGGTCTTGGACAAATTTTCAGACCATTGTCCATTAAGGACCAACCATTAGAACCCATGAAAAAAATGTTCCAAGTGGACATGACCATTGGACTTTGGACAGCCCAATTGACACTTCTAACTCAAGTAAACGTCATCGTTTTTTTCATTGAACATATCGGCGAAGATACCTCGCCGTTATACGATCGGAGAAAGTTACAGTCTTTTATTCCGAGAATGGTTCAGCCGCGATTCGTCCGTCCGACGCAATCATCGCCATCTTCCATTTCTGGAGAACCAAATTCATCAAATCTATACGTCGCGAATTGTGGACCGGCGGTTGGACTAACACACAACGCAATCGCGGCGGTGTTCGCTGAGTTCGGTGAAGTAAACGGAGTCTACGCGGCGGATGATAGCGGCGTTCGTGTTATCGTCTCTTTCGCTGATCCCTTCTCCGCGAAAGCAGCTCTAGAAGCTTTGAGTGGTCGACCATGTCCTGACCTTAAAGGACGTTCTTTGCATATTCGATATTCAGTTCTTCAATTACCTTCCGAG ACGCAGGTGAATGATTGTGTTCCAGTGTCTTTGATTGATTCAGAGTTGAATATTCCAGGGCTTTTCTTGTTACCTGATTTTGTCACTGTGGCAGAAGAACAG CAATTGCTTGCAGCTGTTGATGCTCGACATTGGATTGGTCTTGCTAAACGGCGTGTTCAACACTATGGATATGAGTTTTGTTACGGGACAAGAAATGTTGATACCAAAAAGCGTCTCGGTGAGCTTCCGTCGTTTGTTTCTCCTATACTTGAAAGAATCTATTTGTTCCCGAACTTTGACAACGGCTCAGCAAGCTTGAATTTGGACCAGTTAACG GTAAATGAGTACCCATCTGGTGTGGGATTATCGCCTCATATTGATACACATTCAGCATTTGAAGATTGCATATTCAGCCTTTCTTTAGCTGGTCCTTGTATTATGGAATTCAGAAGATACTCTGTTTCCACATGGAAAGCCTCAACTACCGATGCTGAGAAGTCGGGTGACTCCTCTTGCATCAAAAAGGCCTTATATCTTCCTCCTCGGTCTATGCTCTTATTATCCGGTGAAGCACGATATGCTTGGAATCACTACATTCCACATCACAAG ATTGACAAGGTGAAGGATAAAGTGATCAGAAGAAGTTCTAGAAGGGTATCTTTCACATTACGGAAG GTGAGAAATCATCCTTGCAGTTGTAAGTATCCACAATACTGTGACTCTCAGCAACAAATGTAa